A genomic window from Triticum urartu cultivar G1812 chromosome 7, Tu2.1, whole genome shotgun sequence includes:
- the LOC125521482 gene encoding aspartyl protease AED1-like translates to MASPNLFLCILLVVFGSHLSTISAAGDGEQSFVVVSTRSFETQDVCSTSTSTVTPRPNRAGAAVPLVHRHGPCAKSPSTDKPSSFAEALHRSRVRADYIMSRALRGRGTTTIMEMQEQKEGKVSIPAHLDTSVDSQEYVVTLGLGTPAVEQVLLMDTGSDLSWVQCAPCNSTDCYPQKDPLFDPRKSSTYAPIPCGSDICKRLQSDRFDNGCSMNRNGTQSQCGYRVEYGGGLKTRGVYSNEALTMAPGVVIKDFHFGCAYKQIGSDDKSDGLLGLGGAPESLPVQTSAVYGGSFSYCLPPVSSGTGFLALGAPSNTSGFSFTPMTPFMDYATFYLVKLTGISVGGKQLRIPPKVFEGGLIVDCGNIISHLPSTPYAKLQSAFRAAMAAYPLIPSDEYDTCYNFTGYSNVTVPKVALTFTGGVTIDLDVPNGVLLDGCLAFTESGPDDYVGFLGNVQMRTLEMLYDVKGGRLGFQAGAC, encoded by the exons ATGGCTTCTCCTAACTTGTTCTTGTGCATCCTCCTGGTCGTATTTGGCAGCCACCTTTCCACCATTTCTGCTGCAGGCGACGGCGAGCAAAGCTTCGTTGTGGTGTCAACCAGGTCATTTGAGACACAAGATGTCTGCTCCACCTCCACATCCACAG TGACACCGCGGCCCAACCGTGCCGGCGCCGCTGTGCCGCTGGTGCACAGGCACGGACCCTGCGCCAAGTCGCCGTCCACCGACAAGCCATCATCTTTCGCCGAGGCGCTTCACAGAAGCCGCGTCCGCGCAGACTACATCATGAGCAGAGCActtagggggaggggcaccaccACCATCATGGAGATGCAGGAGCAGAAGGAGGGCAAGGTGAGCATCCCGGCGCACCTGGACACCTCCGTGGACTCGCAGGAGTACGTGGTGACGTTGGGCCTGGGCACGCCGGCCGTGGAGCAGGTGCTCCTCATGGACACCGGCAGCGACCTGTCGTGGGTGCAGTGCGCACCATGCAACTCCACCGACTGCTACCCTCAAAAGGATCCCTTGTTCGACCCGCGCAAGTCGTCCACGTACGCTCCCATCCCCTGTGGCTCCGACATTTGCAAGAGACTCCAGTCCGACCGCTTCGACAATGGCTGCAGCATGAACCGCAATGGCACCCAGTCCCAGTGCGGGTATCGAGTCGAGTACGGAGGAGGATTGAAGACCAGAGGCGTCTACAGCAACGAGGCGCTCACGATGGCGCCCGGCGTCGTCATCAAGGACTTCCATTTCGGCTGTGCATACAAGCAGATTGGCTCCGACGACAAGTCCGACGGCCTGCTCGGGCTCGGTGGCGCGCCCGAATCGCTCCCGGTTCAGACCTCCGCGGTCTACGGCGGCTCTTTCTCCTACTGCCTCCCGCCGGTGAGCAGCGGCACCGGGTTCCTCGCCCTCGGCGCGCCCAGCAACACCTCGGGCTTCTCCTTCACGCCTATGACCCCCTTCATGGATTACGCTACCTTCTACCTGGTGAAGCTCACCGGTATCAGCGTCGGTGGGAAGCAGCTCCGTATCCCGCCGAAGGTGTTCGAGGGGGGCCTGATCGTGGACTGCGGCAATATCATCTCACATCTGCCATCGACACCCTATGCGAAACTGCAGTCCGCGTTCCGGGCGGCCATGGCAGCTTACCCGCTCATCCCGAGCGACGAGTACGACACATGCTACAACTTCACCGGATACAGCAACGTCACCGTGCCCAAGGTCGCTCTCACGTTCACCGGCGGCGTCACGATCGACCTGGATGTCCCCAACGGGGTTCTGTTGGATGGTTGTCTGGCCTTCACCGAGTCCGGGCCAGATGATTACGTCGGGTTCCTCGGCAATGTCCAGATGAGAACGTTGGAGATGTTGTACGACGTCAAGGGTGGTAGACTCGGATTCCAGGCAGGTGCCTGCTGA